A window of Castanea sativa cultivar Marrone di Chiusa Pesio chromosome 8, ASM4071231v1 genomic DNA:
acccctattggtttgggtatcaaaGTACCAATGAATTACCCCTATTggttgggtatcagagtaccaatgaatggCCCCCATTGACTCGGTATTAGAATCAATTCATAATCAGATTGTCCATAATCATATAAtatcaaatcatagttcaaacaaaaaaatatatcttattcaaatacatatatataatcatatattcagcatttaaatatatttgtgatatttttatattctttactttaaatcaaaatagcaaaaaaaaaaaacaattaaataaaataaatcttatattcaattctcatatatatatatatatttgtgaaaattctttacttgaaatcagtaatataatagaaataaaaatgtaaCAACTGTAGACAATTTTCGTagttaaaatatgtaaaataaaacaaattaggataaggttacttacctccaAAAGCCATACCAAAAGAAACTTCTTCCTAACACTTCTTCTAAAATCCTTAGGTATTACCTAAACTAATTTTGCAAGTATcatttactcaataatcaaataatttaagaatgACTTAAAACGGTATTCGGCCAACAGAATAactactaaaaatatttaataatttctttttattatctcAGAGTAAAAAATCCTTGTATATATCCTCTACTGCCTCCAATAAAAACCTAGGATACATATTGTCATATAGGGTCAAAAGCATCGCCTAGACCATGTTTCATGATCACTTGCTGGCTTCCCTATACGCCTCAATTACCAAAccaatgaaataataataataataataataataataaaaaaattagaaggaaGCTGGCGTTGGCGCGTTGCTTTGTCAAGGGGATTATTCtatggatatatatatttgcCACTGCCGCCTCTAGCTTTCTTTTGGCATGAGGacaaatcaaacaattgaagTTTTGACACAAGCTTTTATGGAAACTCTGTTCTTCCTCTACCataacaataaacaaataataataaatcataaagaTGTTGGTGTTCCTTCTTTTCatcaagcattttttttctaactccATCAATCTGGTACAATTcctttaagaaaaattatgcAGCACAGACCCATGCGGCCATGCCTAAAGAAAGTCTCACTATTGGCTGaaattctcacataaaaaaaaaaaaaaaatttctaaatccaTATAAAACCTAAATCTGACAAAGAATGAGATATCTTAGGCTCTTACCTCAAGTTGTACTCTAACTCAATTAGCTTATATATAGCTAGGATCTCAGccttattttataaaaactcccttataattataaattataaaattggccccacaaaagaaatttacttaaatacccctccttttaaattttttttttttttcggggtATTACAAGATGAGTCCTAGAGGAATCCTAATTTGGAAGGGATTCTTTTTCCTTATAttgttgatttgggtttttttgtatGGAGTTTAATTTGGGAATTTGTCATATATTTTTGGTCCttagatttggatttgaaagAGTATATGCCCAAGAATAGGTCAgatttttgtatttcattggGTTGTTTCAGTTGATTTGATTtgtctttttggattttttctaaTCTCAAAATCTTAGGGGGGCCAGTAagttaatttttataaacttcATTTTCCCCTATTTTATCAATATTataaatggaaaatttgaaaagtgAGGGGGGCCATAGCCCCGCGGTCCCCTCCCTGGCTCTTCCAGTGACTCACACATAAATATTCCAACACATATAtgcattatatttattaatttaagaataCAAGACAACAATTTAGATAGATAtacaataattttagaaaatgtcaaGGAGAGAAGTTTGTGCATCCCAATTGCAACAATCCTTTTCTTCCAATTACTGACAGAgccaataaattatttttatttatttttccttgcaGTACCATAAACATATTCCAATAAGGAGTGTCTGAACGTCATTTTCTGCTGCTCATGGGAAGCTAAAGCCATTTACAGTTGTCCCTCCATCAACACAAACAGTCTGACCGGTTATGTAAGAAGCTGCAGGTAGGCATAAGAATGCCACCAAGGAAGAAACCTCCTTTGGCTCTCCTACACGTCCAAGAGGGGTTTGAGAGATAATAGCCTCCACTAATTTTTCATTGCTTAGATACTGCAAAGAAGATAACATAAATTGTCATGGTTatcatgattcatgaagttCTTCCCTTTTAGGTTGGAACCCAACTCAGATAATGACCTCTTTGGAGGAGCCAAGATATTAGAAAACTGCAGTAAGGATAAATTTAGTAAATTGTTCTCATTTCTTAGcacatgaaaaaatcaaaacagGATTATTTGTTACAAATGTTGTTTATTGAGAGTATGCATTACTCTAAATGTGTCATATGTCTTATTATCACCCTAAGGCATTCAACAATGACCAGATTTTAACAATTTTCAAGCACGATCACACTTACAGTATCAGTTAGGGGGGTTTTGATATACCATGGTGCAACAGAGTTGCTCCTAATGTTATCCTTTGCCCACTcacatgccaaattttttgCAAGTTGATTCACcgctccttaaaaaaaatattagacaaAAGCTGATTATATTATTCGATGTCACAGCTATAATTTATAACCCATAAGCTTgcaataaaaagttaaatagcTCAAAGAAATTACCTTTAGCTGCACTATATATAGATCCTCCAGTATTTATGGCTACTACACCAGCAACCGAAGAAACGAAAACAATGCTTCTTGCTTCCGAAGCTTTCAGAAGTGGATAAGCAAGTTGGCAAATGTGATATGTAGATTCAAGATTGGTAGACATGAGAAATGCGAAATCTTCAGATGTGTACTCCAAGGTTGGTTTTGATGTGGTTGTTCCCACATTGTTTATCTAAAACCGTATTAGATGAACTATAAATTGAATGTATCAATTGCATAAGCACAAATGAAGTGGCTATGGCCAAGTAATATTCCAATACCATTTAAATTGTTCATCAAAGATTgatcttataaaaattaaatcgaAGATTTTagtattgaaaagaaaaaatgatcaTTTACAATTCATCATCTttggagtatgctttcaaaTGCCACACAAAACGCAGTGATGTAGAGGAAATAAAGTATTTACAAGGATGTTGAGTTTGCCATTAAACATGTAGGAGACCCTGCTCATTAGCTCCTCTCGTTGGGTTTGAGACACCACATCACAGACTGAACCAGTGACTTGAAatcccttcatcttccactCATGTAAACATTCATTGAGTTGGGTCTCATTTCGAGAGCATGTATGTATGGTCGCCCCTAGGCTTGCCAATTCCTCAACAACAGCATATCTAGTCACAACACGTAGTAGTAAATAAtagcaaataaaaagaaaaactgaataATGTGTATTCTATtgtattaaatgaaattttttttctaggtaaACATGTAATATTCAGTGAAAGTAGAGAATTAGAAACAAATTACAGGGGGAGGGATAGTCCCTTCTCTATCTCAAGACCAAACAAAAGAACACATTTAACTATATCATGGTTAACAAATTTAACCTTCCTAAAAGTATGGCTTACAAAACACTAAGAGAAAGAGTTCAAAATTAATTTGGTTTCATCAATATATGTTAGGAATTTAACCTAATTATTCCTCAACatgtgagaaatgaaaaaaaaggacaaatatGAGCCAAGAAAACTATCACATGACACAAGATATATGTGATTCGATAATGTGCCTATGTCCATAGAGTTGCAacaaggagaaaaaaatataaaggcGACTGTAAATGATGTTTTTCAATATAATCATCAAACCTAATTTGTAGTGacctataaataccccaaaataGTAGGGTCAAATTGGGCAAACCCCCACTCCTTGGACTAAGTCTTAGAAAATGTCTCATTTAAAGTCGTAATGCTTCCAATTTGGGCAGGGTCAAAAATCGAATGGAACACAAACCAAACTTCACATAGCCCAACAATATATTAGTTCAAAGTATTGTATTTAATGATTTTGTTGTACAAGCTGAAGGGCATGGATTGGGCTTAGTATAATTAACTTTCATAGCAGAATTTcacaaaatctatatatatatatatatatatatatatctaaaagctgaagtgtAGTGTTTAATGTTGCTGCGCtcttgttgagccacatcagtgCCATATCATCAacctattttcaatattttctctctcctttttaaatatttttctctttattaattTTCCACTTTACAATTACACATTCTCCAAcatttacttttacttttactttttttttccaatctcCCCTCTACTTTGTACCCTAACCTTACAATTTTTCtatcccttcatcttccttttattttcacTCTTCTTCTCTccattgttttatttgttattttctcttccACTCAATCCTTATTTTGcaaatctctctccctctctctctctctctctctctctatatatatatatatatatatattctttcttttagtGGATGTTTAATTctttagattgatgaatttttatgtttaactaTTTTAGGTTGATATGATTTGGTTACTGTATTTCTTACTAAGTGTAAGATAGAGGGACTAAACTTGGATACAAACCTTACaaagagtatatatatattttttggtatcattattttattggcAAAACTAAAGGTTATAATTCATTGCCATACATTAACTTACTAGCTGATTGAGAATGATTATGACAATATTCGGAGTGTTTAAAAGTGATTGCCTTGTTGTTGATCTACCAAGAATGtattactctttttattttcggatgagaaaataaatagatcttggataaaattcaaaactcacCCAATAGGATTAGACTAATGCAACATTATCCAAACTCTTCATAAATATCTAATTTGTTCCCTGGGTCAAACCACATTTAATATTGTTTGAACTTTCTCATGCTCCTTCAAATCTTCTTCTACTTTCTTTTTCATCCTCGATTGTTATTTATTAACTATTTATTATCTAGACATTACCTTGTCCTTATAATTGCCACAATACAATTACTATGAAAtttcattgtgatttgtgataaaattagtttttgagaaaaagagtTCAAACAAAGTTAGATGCAGTTTGTGTTTAAGGAATAATGTGGATACTTTTGAAAATTCTATGTTAGCacaccccctccccccaaatTGCTATTTTAGATCCATTCACCCTAAACCTGGTTTACCTCGATGGCTATTACTAAAGTTTTTTAGCAACCGTGATCAATAACTTCTTAAAGATAAGAATTATTTTAGTTGTGTTTGTATTctgatatatattattttattctctctcttcccaaataaattaaaaacatctcatctctctcttcaGTCACTCAGATTTCTCTAGGCACTTGATAACTggatcatttttattttacccaCAAATCTTTTTGGGTCAAAGTCATAAACTCATACTTTAGAGATAAATGGTATAATCCAGACGTCCTTCCTAATAACAGGTTGGATATTTAGCCAAATAAATGAACAACAAATTAATCCTAATAAACAAGCAAGCTTTAATTGAAGCTACCAAACCAATTATGCAAACATAAAATCCaaccaaaatatgaaaataataccATAGTGAGGCAAACaaagtttttctccaaactagtttggagaaaaactctttaaacttttcatatatatttatattaagtgtgaattttaaaaatctaacggttggattgcatgtttttaatatatccttcatgcttgcaaaatttcaatagAATCAATGATCAATTACTTTgccatcaaacaaatgttaaaatttcaagtttttatgatataaaattgtgcattaaaaataagtttattaatcgaatagtaaataacatcttatttgaacgaaatttgatatgcatgtaaaaaatatagagaacatgaaattcaacgattagatttttaaaattcacaaaaaaaaaaaagatacgagaagtttgaagagtttctttCCAAATTAATTTAGAGAGTAACTTTTTTCCGCCTacttctctatttttcatccaatcaaCTTCTTAACAAAGTTGCAACAATTCTATAAATGTGgccatttataatttatttatctatatttaGAAATATTCAATAAGAATGCAATTCCAAGctaaaatcaaaaggaaaaaaaaaggcataggTAGAGAAAGAACCCGATTCCTTTGGTTCCACCAGTAACAAGGGCTGTCATTCCTTGAAGAGACCACCTGCTTCCTCTGTTACCAGTTTCTTCCTGGGccatttatctctctctctcaataacGAGTATTTTTCCACTTCTCCGAAGTAGAACACCGATACCAATATATCAATAGATACTGATTGGGGGAAGCTATGGGGAGGAGTTTTTGATAAtgagagaaacaaacaaacaaacaaactgaGCATCAAGGTTGTCTCAGCTAGTGTGACATAGACTGTCATCTTGTAGCCTCGCACTCAATTTGTCTTTGCTGTTTTGCGCAAGACAATGGAGTGATGGAGAGATATATGGGCAGGGCaacccagttttttttttttgtatcgaCACCTTTTTTCCCAACTATGTTTCTTTTTACGAATATGCGTTATTGATTTCCAGCATTTTAGTCATATCATAGATTTACAATGATCAAATCTGTATTAAGATATTTGGTACTTTTGACTTTAAGATCTTTGCTCAataattgaaaagttttttattttatttgagaaagaTAATGGAAAAGAAGATTAAGACGACATTACATATATTTCACTCAGGGACCTACCACTAACATATCTTGCTCCACCTACATGCCGTATGAAAGGGCCACTGATTTTATCAACTCCGAAGGATGCTGTTTGGCGGGGTATTGAAGACTCTCGGTTAGCAGCGAGTGActttagttttatttcttttttctcatttaagACGCTTGGTAATTCAGTAGCTCACTAGTTAgcaaaaaaaagcaaaaggttTGTTGGAATCTCAATTTTGGTTGGGGGAGGTGCCTGAAGACATCTATCCTTTTGTCACCCATGATAAAGTTTTGATTCAATAATATTTTCGGtctttattctaaaaaaaaaaaagggctacGTGAAAGTAGAATGCGTATGGCCAAACATATAGGTGGAACATCACTTTCAATTCAATCTACCATTAACACCAATTTTATTATGCATCATTTATTATAGGCTATACTAGTTTTTACCAtagaaattatgaaaaatattgtgtcatCATACAAATTTTGAATCCAAATTACTGTTTTAAAAATCAGACCGGATCAACAGGTTCAACCAGTTGAACTGGGAACTGAATCCAGAATCAATCTGGTAAAAATCGgtcaagaattgaaaaaactgatAACCTGTccttttttcaattctttggccattctaattttttaaaactatgatgCAAATTCCATTCTGTTTTAGTTATTTGCACCAAAAGTTGGTCAAAACTCCAGAGGCAAAGGAATGCTTGGTGTTAAAGCACATCACATCACAATCATTCATAAATTTGAGTGATATTAGGAATCctataaatttaattactttactttataaaataatatatcaacatataaatgtaagataaaaaattaactaagaaatttatttaCCAACTGTTGCATTGTATTCACCTCCTCTGTATCAGGTTTTGTTTCACTGAAGTCTATGTCTGTTCAGGGAGCTACCAAAGGTAATTTACCTATCAGCTGAATGTATCCATGTTCCTATGAATTTTAAATTCAAGAAGCTTATaaagaaattttgtttatttgcgATTCCAGGAGCAATTAATCAACTTACTAAAACTTAGGCTTGTGAGTGGGCGAAAGACAACATAAGAAATAATGCTGTTGCACCTTGCTACATCAGAACCTCAATGGTGGAGTAGGTAACTCCAGATTGTTATGTGACCGTTAATCGTGTGCAACATCATGGTGGCAAGGGCCATTGCCTTAATTTCTCCATGGAGTTTCCCCACTCTCCCACGGAGTCTaacactcccccccccccccccccctccctaaGTACAATCATTTAAGGGGagtaaaatataattgaaaagaAGCATTTCTTATTAGATTTGGTGCCTAAGCTCTACTGTGTTAAAGTTCTAGGTTACCAAACAGAAATTGCTCTGCTAGTAtccacattttaaaatttattcaatacTTAAGCTTCTCTGTCATCATATGCACGACATCTGCACCTTAGTAAGCTCAAAGTTTAAAACATTAGTACTTGCACTAATTGATGTATGGCACTTATAAAGGCATAAGCCCAGTTCAGTATAACAATCAAACTTGACGTTGAGTCTTTTTTTGTTGTAGGTGCTCAGCAACAAAGAATACCTAGAAGAGGTGTATTCTCGAACTGCTCTTCAGTGCCTTGGAGCAAAGGAGGTCTCTTCTCTTGTGGCATTTCTTTGCTTACCTGCATCATCCTACATCACTGGGCAGATTGTTTGTGTTGACGGAGGGATGTGTGTAAATGGTTTCTACCCAAGACATGACTAGAAGTGGCAACTTAGCCATATTCCTCATTTGCTCTTTCTATTCTTTGACCCCATTCAGTCTAACCTCCACTATAAATAACATAAACTTGGCATTCCCATGCTTGTCTTTTGGAGTGCTGcaattgaactttttttttcttcctaattattgttctttgtatatttaatagtaatttttttttctgtcctTCTAACACCTGTATTACTCTTTGACCTTTCCCAGttgttttattacaatattttttgtaattatgaAGTGATTCGAACTGACAAGAGAGGAGAAATTGTAACATCAGATCAGCTAGAtgaagaattttatttatttattttgtgtgtaTTACCATAAAGAAGattatatacatacacactTTCTAAGTTAACAATCACTTGAAATGCTTGGAGGGAAGGTACATCAATAATTTAATGCAATATATACCGAGCTAAATCCTTCTGACCTTTTTTTGGCTTATGctaaaacttctatttttattgtt
This region includes:
- the LOC142607293 gene encoding tropinone reductase homolog At5g06060-like isoform X1 → MAQEETGNRGSRWSLQGMTALVTGGTKGIGYAVVEELASLGATIHTCSRNETQLNECLHEWKMKGFQVTGSVCDVVSQTQREELMSRVSYMFNGKLNILINNVGTTTSKPTLEYTSEDFAFLMSTNLESTYHICQLAYPLLKASEARSIVFVSSVAGVVAINTGGSIYSAAKGAVNQLAKNLACEWAKDNIRSNSVAPWYIKTPLTDTYLSNEKLVEAIISQTPLGRVGEPKEVSSLVAFLCLPAASYITGQTVCVDGGTTVNGFSFP
- the LOC142607293 gene encoding senescence-associated protein 13-like isoform X2: MAQEETGNRGSRWSLQGMTALVTGGTKGIGYAVVEELASLGATIHTCSRNETQLNECLHEWKMKGFQVTGSVCDVVSQTQREELMSRVSYMFNGKLNILINNVGTTTSKPTLEYTSEDFAFLMSTNLESTYHICQLAYPLLKASEARSIVFVSSVAGVVAINTGGSIYSAAKGAVNQLAKNLACEWAKDNIRSNSVAPCI